In the Paramormyrops kingsleyae isolate MSU_618 chromosome 6, PKINGS_0.4, whole genome shotgun sequence genome, one interval contains:
- the LOC111855645 gene encoding nicotinamide/nicotinic acid mononucleotide adenylyltransferase 1-like translates to MELGSKLRTRVLKLRSFRRHMAIAVHTSFETVRLNFTRAVLASMSRNHPIPSGRTMSRKRPVGSAKRTRTARSFEQPKKTKVVLLACGSFNPITNMHLRMFELARDHLEDTGQYEVVQGILSPVGDGYEKKGLIEASHRGEMAKLAAESSSWIGVDTWESRQANWLETVKVLRHHRQELLSREPDTDVVGTAKAGRKRKRMDASSATKRRKLEEGPPQRSDEPRLMLLCGADMLDSFGVPGLWKPEDIEEIVSSYGLVCITRGGSDPEAFIQGSDLLWPHRHNIHVVREWVANDVSATHIRRALRRGHSVRYLLPDPVLGYIQERGLYTTE, encoded by the exons ATGGAACTTGGTTCGAAATTGCGTACACGCGTTCTAAAACTTCGAAGCTTCCGACGTCACATGGCAATTGCTGTCCATACGAGCTTTGAAACAGTACGTCTGAACTTCACGAGGGCGGTACTAGCTTCGATGTCTCGGAATCATCCCATTCCTAGTGGAAGAACGATGTCTCGGAAACGTCCCGTCGGTAGTGCCAAGCGCACTCGCACTGCGCGGAGCTTTGAG CAACCAAAGAAAACTAAAGTGGTCCTCCTGGCATGTGGCTCCTTCAATCCAATAACGAACATGCATTTGCGCATGTTCGAACTGGCACGAGATCACCTGGAGGACACAG GACAGTATGAAGTAGTCCAGGGGATCCTATCACCAGTGGGGGATGGCTATGAGAAGAAGGGCCTGATCGAGGCCAGCCATCGAGGAGAAATGGCCAAGCTGGCAGCAGAGAGCTCCAGCTGGATCGGGGTGGACACCTGGGAGAGCAGGCAGGCCAACTGGCTAGAGACGGTGAAAGTGCTACG GCATCACCGGCAGGAACTGCTCTCCCGGGAACCGGACACTGATGTGGTGGGCACTGCGAAGGCTGGAAGGAAAAGAAAGCGCATGGATGCCAGCAGTGCCACCAAGAGGAGGAAGCTCGAGGAGGGGCCACCTCAAAGATCAG ATGAGCCGCGGTTGATGCTCCTGTGTGGCGCTGACATGCTGGACTCCTTCGGAGTGCCTGGGCTGTGGAAGCCTGAGGATATCGAGGAGATTGTCAGCAGCTACGGGCTAGTGTGCATCACCCGCGGTGGTTCTGATCCAGAGGCCTTCATTCAGGGCTCCGACCTCCTCTGGCCACACCGCCACAATATCCACGTGGTGCGGGAGTGGGTGGCCAACGACGTGTCGGCCACTCACATCCGCCGCGCGCTGCGGCGTGGCCACAGTGTCCGGTACCTGCTGCCTGATCCGGTGCTTGGCTACATTCAGGAGCGGGGCCTCTACACCACAGAGTGA
- the sdf4 gene encoding 45 kDa calcium-binding protein, translating to MHGRRVWRRSHGMLYLALLALVYTMATHARPANMSSLKDKNPSSKEENEILPPDHLNGVKMEMDGHLNKDFHQEVFLGKDMEEFEEDSEPRKNRKKLIDIFSKVDFNGDQSISAKEMQRWIMEKTEEHFQEAVKENKLSFRAVDPDGDGHVTWDEYRVKFLASKGFNEKEVAEKLKNNEELKVDEETQEVLESLKDRWFQADNPPADQLLNEEEFLSFLHPEHSRGMLKYMVKEIVRDLDQDGDKKLTLSEFISLPMGTVENQQAQDVDDDWVRERKKEFQEVIDANQDGIVTMEELEEYMDPMNEYNALNEAKQMIAVADENQNHNLELEEILKYSEYFTGSKLMDYARNVHEEF from the exons ATGCACGGAAGGAGAGTGTGGCGGAGGTCGCACGGGATGCTGTACCTGGCTCTCCTGGCCTTGGTTTATACCATGGCCACACATGCCCGTCCGGCCAACATGTCATCTCTGAAAGACAAGAACCCCAGCAGCAAAGAAGAGAATGAGATCCTGCCCCCAGACCACCTCAATGGGGTAAAGATGGAGATGGATGGGCACCTCAACAAAGACTTCCACCAAGAGGTCTTCCTGGGGAAGGATATGGAAGAGTTTGAAGAGGACTCGGAGCCCCGGAAGAACAGGAAGAAGCTAATAGATATATTCAGCAA GGTGGATTTCAATGGTGACCAGAGTATCAGTGCAAAGGAGATGCAGCGGTGGATTATGGAGAAGACAGAGGAGCACTTTCAGGAAGCTGTGAAGGAGAATAAGCTCAGCTTTCGTGCGGTGGACCCAGATGGAGATG GACATGTCACCTGGGACGAATACCGGGTGAAGTTTTTGGCAAGCAAAGGTTTCAATGAGAAGGAGGTGGCAGAGAAACTTAAGAATAACGAGGAGTTGAAAGTGGATGAGGAGA CCCAGGAGGTTCTGGAGAGCCTCAAGGACCGCTGGTTTCAGGCCGACAATCCCCCAGCAGACCAGCTGCTGAACGAAGAGGAGTTCCTCTCCTTCCTTCACCCAGAGCATAGCCGGGGCATGCTTAAGTACATGGTCAAGGAGATCGTTCGTGACCTGG ATCAAGATGGCGACAAAAAACTGACCCTGTCGGAGTTTATCTCCTTGCCGATGGGAACCGTGGAGAACCAGCAAGCCCAGGACGTTGACGATGACTGGGTCAGGGAGAGAAAGAAGGAATTCCAGGAGGTCATTGATGCCAACCAAGATGGTATTGTCACAATGGAGGAGTTGGAG GAGTACATGGACCCCATGAATGAGTATAATGCCCTCAACGAAGCCAAGCAGATGATTGCTGTGGCTGATGAGAACCAGAACCACAATTTGGAACTAGAGGAGATACTAAAATACAGTGAATACTTCACGGGTAGCAAGCTAATGGACTACGCCCGCAACGTGCACGAGGAGTTCTGA